A genomic stretch from Chitinophaga lutea includes:
- a CDS encoding DUF2911 domain-containing protein — protein MNTVKKLLVAVCLISATQVVAAQDKKMPPVDPSPMDMAYFPVMYPYVCKVKGEPGTLVARTVFSRPQKKGRPIFGNLVEYGKVWRLGANEATEIEFFRPVTIGGKLVPKGRYTLYAIPNETKWTVILNKQTDIWGSYKYDQALDLLRTDVPVTPSDEELEAFSMVFEKAGYGANLLMGWDKTQVSLPIRWAETPATANTGKKKK, from the coding sequence ATGAATACAGTTAAAAAGCTATTAGTTGCCGTGTGCCTGATATCCGCCACGCAGGTGGTAGCTGCACAGGATAAGAAAATGCCGCCCGTAGACCCCAGTCCCATGGACATGGCCTACTTCCCCGTAATGTACCCTTACGTGTGCAAGGTAAAGGGAGAGCCCGGCACCCTTGTGGCCCGTACCGTATTCAGCCGCCCGCAGAAAAAAGGGCGCCCGATTTTCGGCAACCTGGTGGAATATGGAAAAGTATGGCGGCTCGGCGCGAATGAAGCCACCGAAATCGAGTTTTTCCGGCCGGTGACCATCGGGGGCAAGCTGGTACCCAAAGGAAGGTATACCCTCTATGCCATTCCCAACGAAACAAAATGGACCGTCATCCTCAATAAACAAACCGACATCTGGGGATCTTACAAATACGACCAGGCCCTCGATCTGCTGCGTACAGACGTGCCGGTGACTCCCTCGGACGAAGAACTGGAAGCGTTCAGCATGGTGTTCGAAAAAGCGGGATACGGCGCCAACCTCCTGATGGGCTGGGACAAAACACAGGTAAGCCTGCCCATCCGCTGGGCTGAAACCCCGGCAACCGCCAACACCGGCAAGAAAAAGAAATAA
- a CDS encoding cystathionine gamma-synthase — MKLGTKLIHAGVEPDPSTGAIMTPIFQTSTYVQKAPGDHKGYEYARTQNPTRDALQNALAAIENGTHGICFGSGLAATDAVIKLLEPGDEVIASSDLYGGTYRIFTKVFARYGIKFHFADLQDANNLRRHVNDRTKMIWVETPTNPLLNIIDIAACAAVARERNILLAVDNTFASPYLQNPLDLGADIVVHSATKYLGGHSDVVHGAVIVKNDALAQQLAFIQNSCGAVPGPQDCFLVLRGLKTLHVRMQRHCENGEAVAHFLRQHPKVGKVFWCGFEDHPNHAVAKKQMRGFGGMISFTLKDDSMDAALKVLSGTKLFSLAESLGGVESLIGHPASMTHASIPREERMKNGLVDSLIRLSVGIEDAEDLINDLKEAIG; from the coding sequence ATGAAGTTAGGCACCAAACTGATACATGCCGGCGTGGAACCGGACCCTTCAACAGGGGCGATTATGACACCCATCTTCCAGACGTCCACCTACGTGCAGAAAGCGCCGGGCGACCATAAGGGCTACGAATACGCCCGTACGCAGAACCCCACGCGCGACGCCCTGCAGAACGCGCTGGCTGCCATCGAGAACGGCACACATGGTATTTGCTTCGGCAGCGGCCTCGCTGCGACCGACGCCGTCATCAAGCTTCTGGAGCCGGGCGACGAAGTGATCGCCTCCAGCGACCTTTACGGCGGCACTTACCGCATTTTTACCAAAGTATTTGCCCGCTACGGCATCAAATTCCATTTCGCCGATCTCCAGGACGCCAATAACCTGCGCCGGCACGTAAATGACCGTACGAAAATGATATGGGTGGAAACGCCCACCAATCCCCTGCTGAACATCATCGATATCGCCGCCTGTGCTGCCGTGGCCCGGGAGCGGAACATCCTGCTGGCGGTGGATAATACGTTCGCTTCCCCCTACCTGCAGAACCCGCTCGACCTGGGAGCCGATATCGTGGTGCATTCCGCCACCAAATACCTCGGCGGCCACAGCGACGTGGTGCATGGCGCGGTGATCGTGAAAAACGATGCGCTGGCGCAGCAGCTCGCCTTTATACAGAACAGCTGCGGGGCGGTGCCGGGCCCTCAGGACTGCTTCCTGGTGCTCCGGGGCCTAAAAACCCTCCATGTGCGCATGCAGCGGCACTGCGAAAACGGCGAAGCGGTGGCCCATTTCCTGCGGCAGCACCCGAAAGTGGGGAAGGTTTTCTGGTGCGGTTTCGAAGACCATCCCAACCATGCCGTGGCTAAAAAACAGATGCGCGGCTTCGGGGGGATGATTTCTTTCACCCTCAAAGACGATAGCATGGATGCCGCGCTGAAAGTGCTGAGCGGCACCAAACTCTTTTCCCTGGCCGAATCGCTGGGCGGTGTGGAATCGCTGATCGGCCATCCGGCCAGCATGACCCATGCTTCCATCCCCCGCGAGGAACGGATGAAAAACGGGCTGGTGGATTCGCTGATACGCCTCAGCGTCGGCATCGAAGACGCCGAAGATCTGATCAACGACCTGAAAGAGGCAATTGGTTGA
- a CDS encoding TIGR02757 family protein, with protein MKSQQLREYLDAKAAYYNQPAFVEGDPICIPHRYRQLQDIEIAGFFAAILAWGNRTTIINKCTELMELFDDSPYDFIRHHQPRDRMRLMGFKHRTFSGLDLLYFVEFLQHYYQNLTSLQFAFSGHITPADANVEKALIGFRHMFFAMEHPERTTKHISTPARNSACKRLNMYLRWMVRKDENGVDFGLWEYISPAQLICPMDVHVSRVAARLGLIEKADASWKTAVELTDRLRELDPEDPVKYDFALFGLGVIEKYV; from the coding sequence ATGAAGTCCCAACAACTGAGAGAATATTTAGATGCCAAGGCAGCTTATTACAATCAGCCGGCGTTTGTAGAAGGGGATCCCATCTGCATCCCGCACCGCTACCGCCAGCTGCAGGACATTGAGATCGCCGGCTTTTTTGCCGCCATACTGGCCTGGGGCAACCGTACCACTATTATCAACAAGTGTACGGAGCTGATGGAGCTCTTTGACGACTCGCCGTATGATTTTATCCGGCATCACCAGCCCAGGGACCGTATGCGGCTGATGGGCTTCAAGCACAGGACCTTCAGCGGCCTGGACCTGTTGTATTTCGTGGAGTTCCTGCAGCACTATTACCAGAACCTGACGTCGCTGCAGTTTGCATTCAGCGGGCACATCACACCCGCAGACGCTAACGTGGAAAAGGCGCTCATCGGCTTCCGGCATATGTTTTTTGCGATGGAGCACCCGGAGCGCACCACTAAACACATTTCCACGCCGGCGCGCAACTCCGCCTGCAAGCGGCTCAATATGTATCTGCGCTGGATGGTGCGGAAAGACGAAAATGGCGTGGATTTTGGATTATGGGAGTACATTTCGCCCGCCCAGCTGATATGCCCGATGGATGTGCATGTGAGCAGGGTGGCCGCCAGGCTGGGCCTGATCGAAAAAGCAGACGCCAGCTGGAAAACCGCCGTGGAGCTGACAGACAGGCTCCGCGAGCTGGACCCTGAAGATCCCGTGAAATACGATTTTGCGTTGTTCGGATTGGGGGTGATTGAAAAATATGTGTAG
- a CDS encoding DUF6263 family protein — protein MKKLTVLLAMCCYVLSLSAQDYVELNYKFKTGDAFELQQQSRSETYITVNDVIQRTTRDYNTKMNVKVAETGAGSFVLHWAYSDIKFNFNAKNQNIFVDAKVANAQEPLQGALKLILDQPFTVEIQSTGMIKNVTGLDALMDKASAAFSSLKSDEQAAYKKLLKDQFGTDAFRSWLEQLLVVYPVHGIKNGTQWEESVPLRTGLKGRIDLYWNLKHWDSQTAKIDGQGNIKTDKVETFTVEEGIQATAAIEGTQTTNYLINRESGMPSICVQNTEMKGEYIYLANRKKQLKKDLKVPVKIVTNASYKIKQVK, from the coding sequence ATGAAGAAACTTACCGTACTGCTGGCCATGTGCTGCTACGTTTTATCGCTCTCCGCGCAGGATTATGTGGAGCTGAATTACAAGTTTAAAACCGGTGATGCGTTTGAGTTGCAACAACAGAGCCGCAGCGAAACCTATATTACGGTAAATGATGTGATCCAGCGCACCACCCGCGACTACAACACCAAAATGAATGTGAAGGTGGCCGAAACCGGCGCCGGCTCTTTTGTGCTGCACTGGGCCTATTCAGACATCAAATTCAACTTCAACGCCAAAAACCAGAACATTTTCGTGGATGCGAAAGTGGCCAACGCCCAGGAGCCCCTCCAGGGCGCCCTGAAGCTGATACTGGACCAGCCTTTTACCGTGGAGATACAGTCCACCGGCATGATCAAGAACGTTACCGGCCTCGACGCGCTGATGGATAAAGCCTCCGCAGCCTTTTCCAGCCTGAAATCGGACGAACAGGCGGCTTATAAAAAGCTGCTGAAAGACCAGTTCGGCACCGACGCTTTCCGCTCCTGGCTGGAACAGCTCCTGGTGGTATATCCCGTTCACGGCATCAAAAACGGCACCCAGTGGGAAGAAAGCGTGCCACTGCGCACCGGTCTGAAAGGCAGGATAGACCTCTACTGGAACCTGAAGCACTGGGACAGCCAGACCGCCAAGATCGACGGCCAGGGCAATATCAAAACAGACAAGGTGGAAACCTTCACCGTGGAAGAAGGCATCCAGGCCACCGCCGCCATAGAAGGCACCCAAACCACCAACTACCTGATCAACCGCGAAAGCGGCATGCCCAGCATTTGTGTACAGAACACAGAAATGAAAGGGGAATATATTTACCTCGCCAACCGCAAAAAGCAACTGAAAAAAGACCTGAAAGTGCCGGTAAAGATCGTAACCAACGCTTCTTACAAGATCAAGCAGGTGAAATAA
- a CDS encoding sterol desaturase family protein has translation MKFDKIKNKGQARLFESRYLEMLTKTHPLVIWGMYLPIIGYMLYYSNATLGYSVGKITLVFLGAIFFWSFFEYVMHRFLFHLVTENKRLTRFVYVLHGNHHEYPRDRQRLFMPPVPSLIISSIIFAVMYLVMGGLTFMFWPGFILGYLIYGSMHYAIHAWNPPFKFMKPVWRNHHLHHYKDDEKGFGVSSSFWDRVFGTFFDLDKEKEDKTKVKELMFDK, from the coding sequence ATGAAATTCGACAAGATCAAGAATAAAGGACAGGCGCGATTGTTTGAGAGCCGTTATCTGGAAATGCTGACCAAAACCCATCCCCTTGTAATCTGGGGTATGTATCTCCCCATCATCGGGTATATGCTGTATTACAGCAATGCCACCCTCGGTTACAGCGTCGGGAAAATTACGCTGGTTTTCCTGGGTGCCATTTTCTTCTGGTCATTTTTTGAGTATGTGATGCACCGTTTCCTGTTCCACCTGGTAACGGAAAATAAACGGCTGACGCGGTTCGTGTACGTGCTGCACGGCAATCACCACGAATATCCCCGCGACCGGCAGCGGCTCTTCATGCCGCCTGTGCCCAGCCTCATCATTTCATCCATCATATTCGCGGTGATGTACCTCGTTATGGGCGGGCTCACGTTTATGTTCTGGCCGGGGTTCATCCTGGGTTACCTCATTTACGGCAGCATGCATTACGCCATCCACGCCTGGAACCCGCCGTTCAAATTCATGAAGCCGGTATGGCGCAACCACCACCTGCACCATTATAAAGACGATGAGAAGGGCTTCGGCGTAAGCTCCTCGTTCTGGGACCGGGTGTTCGGCACCTTCTTCGACCTGGATAAGGAAAAAGAAGACAAAACGAAAGTAAAAGAACTGATGTTCGATAAATAA
- a CDS encoding serine hydrolase, with translation MKDLLNKHASPQLRHILAHPDSFQVQLIYTQINRDAQNRPAFRHYYYHVDKAVYFNPASMVKMPLAFLALEKLNSLGIDKYTPMLTDSAFSGQTRVRRDTSAENGLPSIAQYIKKIFLVSDNDAYNRLYEFIGPQTIREKLLAKGYPDVRIVRRFVPMTEEENRHTNPVYFVLGADTVYRQPAAVNTLVYDFSKPLFVGRQHYDRNDALINKPMDFTRHNNAPLQDLQRMLQSVLFPASVPAAQRFNLSPDDYRFLYRYMAALPFESDHPKYDTSEFFDSYTKFFRFKAGRGKIPPHIRVFNKTGWSYGFLTDVAYFADIKNKVEFMLSANIYVNRDGVLNDNKYEYEEEGYPFFKEVGDIFYGYELQRQRPHAPDLGIFEEATAGLGQPPVAITRGDTTRRRLAIVFTGHEFADGGEHIAAVLKKCKVPASFFLTGTFYETPAFAPLIRRLKNDGHYLAGHSGRHLLYCDWVKRDSLLVTRREFEEDLALNYRAMARHGIAAPHYFLPPYEWYNDSIVKWTAALGLQLVNFSPGTRSTADYTYPEMGKSYRGSDSIMKSVTDFENQRPAGLNGFMLLVHIGTDPRRIDKFYLQLEKLIRYLQGKQYELVTVPRLLSLHL, from the coding sequence CCCCGATTCTTTCCAGGTGCAGCTCATCTACACGCAGATCAACCGCGACGCGCAGAACCGGCCGGCGTTCAGGCATTATTATTATCATGTCGACAAAGCGGTTTATTTCAACCCCGCTTCCATGGTCAAAATGCCGCTGGCTTTCCTGGCGCTGGAGAAACTGAACAGCCTGGGAATCGATAAATACACACCGATGTTGACAGACAGCGCTTTCAGCGGGCAAACGCGTGTACGGCGCGATACCTCGGCGGAGAACGGGCTGCCGTCAATAGCCCAGTACATCAAAAAGATATTCCTCGTCAGCGACAACGACGCCTATAACCGCCTTTACGAGTTCATCGGCCCGCAAACCATCCGCGAAAAACTGTTGGCGAAAGGATACCCTGATGTGCGGATAGTGCGCCGTTTTGTGCCGATGACCGAAGAGGAGAACCGGCACACCAACCCCGTTTATTTCGTGCTGGGGGCCGATACGGTTTACCGCCAGCCCGCCGCCGTCAATACGCTGGTATACGATTTCAGCAAGCCCCTGTTCGTGGGCCGGCAGCACTACGACCGGAACGATGCCCTGATCAATAAACCGATGGATTTTACGCGGCATAACAATGCCCCGCTGCAGGACCTGCAACGGATGCTGCAGTCGGTGCTGTTTCCCGCTTCCGTACCCGCCGCGCAGCGCTTCAACCTCAGCCCCGACGACTACCGCTTCCTGTACCGGTACATGGCCGCGCTCCCTTTTGAAAGCGACCACCCGAAGTACGACACCAGCGAGTTTTTCGACAGCTACACGAAATTTTTCCGCTTCAAAGCCGGCCGGGGCAAAATTCCCCCGCACATCCGCGTGTTCAATAAAACAGGCTGGAGCTACGGATTCCTGACAGACGTGGCTTACTTCGCCGACATCAAAAACAAGGTGGAGTTTATGCTCAGCGCCAATATTTATGTGAACCGGGACGGGGTGCTGAACGATAATAAATATGAGTACGAGGAGGAAGGATATCCCTTTTTTAAGGAAGTGGGCGATATTTTTTACGGATACGAGCTGCAACGCCAACGCCCCCACGCGCCCGACCTCGGTATTTTTGAAGAGGCCACGGCCGGCCTGGGGCAACCGCCGGTGGCTATCACCCGGGGCGACACCACCCGCCGGCGGCTGGCCATCGTGTTTACCGGCCACGAGTTTGCCGACGGCGGCGAGCATATTGCCGCCGTGCTGAAAAAATGCAAGGTGCCCGCCTCGTTTTTCCTGACCGGCACATTTTACGAAACCCCCGCCTTCGCCCCCCTTATCCGGCGCCTCAAAAACGACGGGCATTACCTGGCGGGCCATTCCGGCCGGCACCTGTTGTACTGCGACTGGGTGAAACGGGACAGCCTGCTGGTGACCCGGCGGGAATTCGAAGAAGATCTCGCCCTGAATTACCGGGCCATGGCGCGGCATGGCATAGCCGCCCCGCATTATTTTCTGCCGCCGTATGAATGGTACAACGATTCCATCGTAAAATGGACCGCCGCCCTGGGGCTGCAGCTGGTGAATTTCAGCCCCGGCACCCGGAGCACGGCTGATTATACCTACCCCGAAATGGGGAAAAGTTACCGGGGCAGCGACAGTATCATGAAATCCGTCACAGACTTTGAAAACCAGCGCCCTGCGGGGTTAAACGGCTTTATGCTGCTGGTACATATAGGCACGGACCCGAGAAGAATAGATAAATTTTATTTACAATTGGAGAAATTGATACGATATTTGCAGGGTAAACAATATGAATTGGTTACAGTACCCCGGTTGTTGTCCCTTCATCTGTGA